A segment of the Mogibacterium diversum genome:
GTGCTTATATTCGAAAACATTTCGTAGGATTTAGTGTTGAAGCAGATGATTATAAGCATGGTATATGTGCTGTTGCAGAGGCAAAACAGACAGTAGATCAGGGTGTACTGGAAAGTCAGACTGTAGGGTCATGGTCAAAGCACTACAGCGTGAATAGTGTATCTGATAAAGATAGACTGCTTAATGCAGCCATGCTTTATCTATCCGAATATCGGAAGGGAGTTGAGTGGGCGTGAACATGTTCACACAGACTGTAACGATTTATCACAAGGTGGAAGATAATAAGTGGCTGACTAGAGTGGTGAATGATGCACATGTAGAGAAGATCGAGGGAGAAACAATCAGAAAGCATGGTGTTGAATCCTCATCTAAACTGATTGCATACATACCACTTACATCTATTAATGATGGAGTCGTAGAAAAAGGAGACATCATATACGATGGAATTTCACCTGTAACAGCCATAAATAAGGCAAATGATATCTTATATCACAAGGACGCATTTCTCGTCACATCGGCTGAAAATTTTGATTTTGGCGATGGGCAGAAGCATATAGTGGTGGTGGCAAGATGACAAACAAAATAGAAACACCACGGGGGTGCATTGTTGTAACTAAGGATGGTACTGCGGAGCTAAAGTGGAATCCAGGTTTTGGAAGTCTATGGGGCAAAAGCTTTGATAAAGCTCAAAAGTTTATTGACCATGAAGTAATTAGGTTATGCAGCCCAATGGTTCCATTTCGCTCGGGTATGTTAGATAAGTCCGGCATACTAGGAACTGTGCCAGGTGAAGGTGAAGTAGTGTATAACGCACCATATGCTAGATATCACTATTACGGCAGGCTGATGGTTGGGAAAGCACCTAAGAAGCTTACAAACCGTAATATGCAGTATCACGGAGCACCTAGGAGAGGTCCTAAGTGGTTCGAACGAATGAAGAGGCAACATCTACATAGCATACTATCTGGAGCTGCTGCAATAACGAGGGGATAGAACTAATGAGTATTATTAAAAGCATACAAGATTACTTAGCCACGTATGATGGAATGCAGCTTATAAATATGTCAGAGATGGAAACGGACTACACACCGGGAAAGAGAGGTGTAAAAGGTGGAACTTCCGCACTTGCACCAACAGGGAATTCTAGAACGAGGACAGACGTTCTTGGGAATAAGACCTATGAAAATTCATATATCTTTTTCGCAAAGGATTTGGCCGTAGACAACTCTGCGAGAGAAGATATGTATGACTTTTTGGAGTCTCTATCAGAATGGATTGAAACGAAGATTGATGAAGGAATCCTACCTGAATTACCTGGTAAGTATGAAGCGGTCAATCTAGTTCCATCTAATCATATGCTGTATGACATCGAGGAAAGCGGTGCAGGTGTATATCAAGTAGAGTTAATACTAACAATTAAGAGGAGAAAATAGGAGGACAATATGAGCAATGTAATTAAAAGAGAACTATGGCAGACGTTTTTAGGAATACCAGATGCTGGTGGGACTAACTTCGACTACGAGGCGATTGGAGAAGATAACGATACATTGACTGAAGAGCTCAATGCCAATGTTAGCAAGACCAAAAATGTTCTTGGCAAGAACAGTACGGCAGTAGACGGTTATTCACCAAGTATGTCTGTTTCACCTTATAAGGCAGATAAGGGGACAAAGACCTTTGCATTCCTAAAGGGAATTGCTGATGGTCTCAAGACACATGGTGACTGTGAGACACACGTAATAGATGTAGACCTATTCGCTGAACCGGAATCATCTGAATATCCGGCAATCAAGAAGGATGTAATCGTAGAGGTTAAGTCTCTTGGAGGCAACACGGATGCTTTTCAGATTCCTTACGAGCTACACTATACGAATGTGAATGAGAAGGGTAAATTCAATCCTACTACAAAGAAATTCACAAAGACTCTATAAGGATAAGAAAGGATAATAAGTCATGGCTGGTACAAATTTGAATTTTGATACCGGGACAATCACCCTGTATGTGCAGGGTGATCCATCCCGGGAGTTTTCGTTTAATCCTACAGATCAGAAAGTACTTAAAGGCTTTTTGAGACTGGTTGATGAAGCGGAAGAAAAGATGAAGGATTTTTCAAAGAGGGCAGAAGGTATTGAGGAGTCAGGAGATATTACTGAAGCTGAATTTACATCTCAAACTGCAGACCTTATGGATGATATAGACAGTTGGTTCAGAGGTGCTTTTGATAGTATTTTTGGTGAAGGACAGGCTCAAATTGTTTTTGGAGACACATCCTCCATTGCTATTAATAGTGATGGGGAATATATCATGATAGCAATGCTCATGGCCTTGTATCCTATCTTTGAGAAAGAAATTCAAACTAGATCCGATAGAATCGACAAGGTTTACTCTGAAATAGTAGAGGAGCTGCCTACAGAGAAAAAGGAGCTGCCTACAGAGAAAAAGGAGCTGCCTACAGAGAAAAAGGAGCTGCCTACAGAGAAAAAGGAGCTGCCTACAGAAGAAGTAATTAATGCTACTGAAGAGGCAGAAGAAGAGAATGCTGACACTGATATTGCCGAATAGCATTAAGCTAGGAGAAAAGGAATATTCTATCAGGAGTGATTATAGAGCTGGTATCCGTTTGATGCAGATGTTTGAAGATCCTGAACTGACAGACAGTGAAAAGCTTTTTATAGCAATGAAGGTAATCTTCAAAGATGCAGTAATTCCAGGAGTTTATTTACAGGAAGCATTAGAGAAAACAGTGTGGTTCCTAAATGGTGGAGAGCTGAATCAAACATCTTCTGCAGGCAGTCAAAGAAGACTATATTCATGGAATCAGGATTTGAGATTCATAATAGCGGCAGTAGATAAAACCGTGGGGTTTTCAGTTCGTGGAAAAGCCTTTTTTCATTGGTGGGACTTTCTATCGGCCTTTTCAGAAGTTGGCGAATCCAGTTTCACAACGATAGTATCTCAACGTTTGCTGAAACAAAAGGGTAAGCAAACAGAAAGTGATATTGATTGGTGGGCAGAAAATGCAGATATTGCAGAGCTTAAAGTTCGAAGGTCAAAAGAAGAACAAAACGCTGTAGATAGATTCAATAATTTACTTAAAGAAGGGAATGGTTAGTTATGGCTCAAGAATATGCAGGATATCTGATGTTCAATACAAAGCTCGACTCAGGTGGCTTTAATAAGGGCGCTAAAAAGATAGGTGGCATGGGAAGCAAGCTTACAGATCAGCTTGCAAAATATGCAAAACGCGGAGCCATAGCTATGGGAACAGCTATTACAGCAGCTATGGTATCTGGTGTTAAGTATAACGCTCAAATGGAGCAGTACTACCAGTCTTTCAAAACAATGCTTGGTAGCACAAAGGAAGCTACAAAGCACATGCAAATGCTCAAGAAATTTGCCGCAGAGACGCCGTTTGAAATGACAGATCTAGCAAATGCATCTCAAACGCTGTTGGCATTTGGAGAGAATGTCAATCTGATAGAAGGTGACCTCAAAATGCTTGGAGACATATCCCTTGGTAACAAGGAGAAGTTCTCGGCATTGGCTCTGGTATTTGGTCAGGTTAAGTCACAGGGCCGTCTAATGGGGCAAGATTTACTACAGATGATTAATGCAGGCTTTAACCCGCTTACTATCATATCCAAGAAGACCGGAAAGAGTATGTCGCAGCTGAAGGATGAAATGGCAAAAGGTCAAATCACCTTTGATATGGTAGCGGATGCTATGAAGACAGCAACATCTGCAGGTGGTCAGTTTAATGATGCCATGAAAACACAGTCAAAAACTGTAATCGGTCTTTGGTCGACCCTAAAGGATAATGTCCACGCGAAACTTGGCGAAGCAATGGAGAGCGTAAGCAACATAATTAAGTCATCACTTCTTCCTAACGCTATCAAATTCGTGGATAAATTCAACGTAAAAAAGACTGTAGCTGGAGTAAGAACACTTATTGATGTTCTCAAGATAGTATCTCCTCTTATTGCAGGTTTATATGTAGCACCAAGAGTAACTTCTGGTGCTGGTGCACTAGCTGGTCTTTGGAGTAGAGGACTGCTGGAAGCAAAGAAATACAAAATTGAGATGGCAGCTATTGCACGTTTGAGCTTGAAAGGTACCAAGGCGGAAATATCCGGTGTTGGTGTAGTGGTTGGATTATTGACTCAGAAGCTTACACTTGCAGAAGCAAAGACTCTTGCTCTAGGTAGAGCGCAAGCTGTAATGGCCGGAATCAATCCTTATGTAGCTATAGTAGTTGGTGTACTAGCATTTGTAACAGCAGTGGAGCTGGCAAAGAAGACGATGCAGGCACACGCTTTGGAAGCGGACAAGGATTATAGTGCAGTTTTAAAACTTGCCAAGGCTAACGAGGAAGCAGAGAAGGCATATAACAGTCAGAGAAGAGCAGCTGCAAATGATATGGTTCAAAAAGGTGCAGAAATAGAAAATGCTATTAATCTCAAGAAAGAGCTTGACGGTATCGTGGATGCATCCGGACGTGTTAAAAAAGGCTATGAAGGCAGGGCAGCTGCCATTGTATCGATATTGCAATCCCAAGGTGCTGAAATCAGTATGCAGAATGGTGTAATTCAAAATTACGGAGAACTTAGCCGAGCTATAGATAATTACCTGGTTAAGAAAAGAGCTCAAATTGTGCTTGATGCATATGAGGAATCGTATAAGACTGCGCAGAGAAATATTCGCAAATCGACAGAGGCATACGCCAAAGCTAGCAGAGAGCTTGATAAGCACACCAAATCTCAAGCTGAAATTAATAAGATGTCTGCAAGACAGTTAAGTGAGTATGAAGAGGGACAGCGGAAGCGTATAAAAATAAAGGAGAAAGCAGCTTCTCAAGTAAACAAATACAACAAGGACATTACTAGGTACGAACAAGCGTTAGCCGAGTTTGAAAAAGGTAATTACTCCAAGATTAATGCAGTACTTGATGGTCATGTTCAAGCGATGGCTGATATCAACAAAAAGAACAAGAAACAACTTCGCAAGCAAAGGCAAGATACAGCTGAAGAGCTTAAGGCATTGAATAAGCTATATAAGAAGACTGGATCCGATAACGTAAAGGCTGCTGCAGAGGCCAAACAAAAAGAGTTAGCTGCTATAGATTCTAAGCTTGGAGAACAGACTGCGAGAGTCAAAGGTAATCGTGGAAAGATGAAAGCTGCAACTAAGGATATGATGGGCGGCGTACAAGAGGGAATCAAGGAATCAGATATATCTATTGATGATCAGCTTGATAAATTATCAGAGTCTCCTAAAAATTATGCTGGTGGAATTAAAGCTGCAATGAATAGTTTAGTATCTGCTGCAAACAACGCTGCAGGAGGAGCAAACCTTAAAGGCGCATTTGCTCCTAGATTATCTCAGCTATCTAGCTCACCACATGGGTGGAGAGGTACAATTTCATCTGCTATGTCATCCCTCATGAATGCAGCGCGTTCAAGTGCTGGTAGTGTTTCGTTTTATGGTGTCGGATACAACGCAGGGACAGGTATTAAATCCGGCATACTTGCAGCAAAAGCACAGGTTATTGCTGCAGGTATAGCGATAGCGAATGCAGTTGTCGATAATATGAAAAAAGCAATAGAGTCTCGTTCTCCATCAAGGAAAACGGCAAGACTTGTCGGAGCACCAATTACGCAAGGTGTGGGAGTTGGCATGATGCGCGAGTCAAAGGCTCTGTATAAGAAAGCTAGACAAGTAGCTAATAATACAGTGGCTGCTATGAAGGTTGATCCTGTCACCATAGGACTTGGTGTAAAAAAGCAAATTAGCATTCCTAATGCTGCGAAAGGAACAACGCTTCCAGTGCAAGCTAGGACCTCAATTATGATGCAGTCAAAAGAACGAGGATTACTCGATAAACTCATAGACAAGGTTGAACAGATTAATGCTAGACCAATAACGCAAGAGATTAACTTCCATGAAAGAGTTTACACACCTGCAGATGCTCGTGATAGATTGGCTGAATTAGCTCGTTTGGGATTGGAGGTGGATGCATAAATGATATTTTTGAAGTTTATCAGAGACGATGGCGCCATCATGAATATAGGAGATGGTGCAGAAGATTACGAACTGCTCAGTAAGACTGGTACAAGTAACGTAGAAGTTGAACACTACTACGATGCAAAAGGAAGTGGATATGGTGATTGGCATTCAGGAGAAAGAGTTAAGGGCAGGACTCTGAAATATAAAATTACAAGTCATACAGGGATAACGGCTTCACGAAGATTTATGGAGTTCTTTTTTAATGTGCTTCATAAATTCAGAGTGGAGTCGTATTTTAATGGCAGAGAGGTTTACCTAGATGCTGAATTACTGACTCCTAAGCATACAGAAGATTTATATTCTCATGAAGAGGTTGAGATTACTTTTTATGCAGCTGATCCATATTGGAAGTCACTCGACGACACTGTAAGGAACTTCTATACACAGTCGGCATTATGGCATTATCCGTATGTATTTATTGAACCAAATCAAAATCTCCCGGCTAATGCATATACTGTATTTGAGAGAATCAACGTAAATAAAACAGTTTACGTATATAACGACGGAGATGCACCGGCGCTGTTTACAATTACAATTCACGGTGCAGTTGATAATCCTGAAGTGAAAATCAATGATGCGCTAATAAAGTACAACGGAACAGTCGGTTCAGGAGAGTCTCTATACATAGATTCTGAAAACGGAATCTATCAGCTGGATGGCAAAAATGTTTTAAAAGATATGATTGTGCTTGGTGAACCTATGTTAAAGACAGGTGATAATACACTGGTCAGCAACAAGGAAATGTTTGGTACTGTCAATTACCACAAGCTGTATAACGGAGATATGTAATTATGAAAGTGTTTGCATTTGACGAAAATATGAACCGCATAGGAGAACTAAAGTATATACAACTTCTATGGGATAGGAACAATACAGAACCTGGAGGATTTACGCTCTATCAGCAGTCAAAGCATTATATTGAAGCTGCTTACATAATGGCCGAAGGTCGCAGAGAGGTTGGTATTGTATACAAGCCTTCGTATAAATCCGATCCAAATGGTCGATATGTCACAACAGAAGGTAAGTTTGCAGAGGATATGACCAATGATGCTACAACAGGTCACGGAATGACAATTGTTGCATCAAAGCGCATGAATGATCAGTTTATGTCGTACCTAAATGCCAAAGGCATTAAGGAAGCGAACGATAGTGAGTCCATGAAACAGAGAGATGAAGTAATAACACGCTGTCTTGACGTAGGAGTGGAGATGTATCGAATCTTGGCTCTTGACCAGGAATCATTTCAGATTAATTGGAATGGTGGTTGGGAAATTAAGTTTGTTAAACCTCGCGATACAGGTATTCGCTTTTCAAAAGGAATTGGTAATGCGAAAGAAATCGTCTACTCCCAAGATATGTCTGTATATAAGCATAAATGCACAGGGTATGTAGAAATCCCAGATGACGTTGTAAAAGAAGGCTATAGCGGAACTTCCTATGTAGGTGGCAAATACTATGAGTCAGATTCTTTTACAAGCACTCTTAAAGTTGAGGATAGGTTTAAACAAAAAGAGATGTCAATGGACTTCTCTATGCCTGAAGGACTTGATATTACAGCAGCTAACAAATCTAAAATTAAAGCGCAAATTGTTCAGATGTGTCAGCTTGAACTTCTAAATCATTATGTAATTAGAGATATTGAAGTTACACCACTACAGATAGCAGGTTGTCGATATCTAATAGATTACGATCTTGGAGATATTGTGTTGGTGGAAATTCCAGAAGTGGGAATTACATACGAAGCCCAGATTATAGAAGTCCATGAAGTTTGGGAAAAGAATACACAGACCTACACTATAACGCTGGGGCACAAGAAAATTAAACGTTAAAGAGAAGAAATGAAGAGGTGAAATATGAGAGCATTTCCTTATCAATCAATATATGATCAATCGGCAAATCCTCCATGGGACCGTTTGACAGGAGCAAGTGATCACAGAATTGAGGCATTCGCAAACTGGACAGATGGAGTATATCCAGGTGGATGGGAAACTACTCCGGGAGTGGGGATGTCGGTTGTAGTGAGTCCTGGTATGGGCAGAATTAGAGGGATTTTTTGTTATGATGATGACCCTCACACAGGAGGCTTATCCACCGAGAGTAGGACACTTGCGGTTCAGGCAGCAGATGAAAGTTTGGATAGGATAGATAGAGTTATTGTTAGGCATAATGATGCCCTTGATGTAAGAGCAACGGATTGGTATATCCTTAAAGGGACTCCATCTGCGAATCCATCAGCACCTGAGTTGACAAGAAACAGTAGCACATATGAGTTGTGTGTAGCTGAAATCTTTGTAGCTAGAGGTACAAATGCTATATCTACACAGCGCATTACAGACACGCGCTTAAATTACAATTTATGTGGTATCACTACAACAAGAGTAATGGATTTAGCAATTGATGAGATTAAGAATCTGCTAAGTTCAGCTATAGATGGAACCACCGCAGGAAAACTACGAAATAGCATGTCTAAAATGATAACAATTGAAACAGATGTCAAAATATACAGCTCTGCTGCTGTTGAAGATAATACGTATGCTAAATATCCTTTTAGAATTGATATACCTATTAATCGTTGTACAGAAGAACACATCCCAGATATTTATTTAGAATCAGGGAAAAGTGATCTAGTTTATGAAATTTGTGAGACGCGATC
Coding sequences within it:
- a CDS encoding Gp37-like protein — its product is MKVFAFDENMNRIGELKYIQLLWDRNNTEPGGFTLYQQSKHYIEAAYIMAEGRREVGIVYKPSYKSDPNGRYVTTEGKFAEDMTNDATTGHGMTIVASKRMNDQFMSYLNAKGIKEANDSESMKQRDEVITRCLDVGVEMYRILALDQESFQINWNGGWEIKFVKPRDTGIRFSKGIGNAKEIVYSQDMSVYKHKCTGYVEIPDDVVKEGYSGTSYVGGKYYESDSFTSTLKVEDRFKQKEMSMDFSMPEGLDITAANKSKIKAQIVQMCQLELLNHYVIRDIEVTPLQIAGCRYLIDYDLGDIVLVEIPEVGITYEAQIIEVHEVWEKNTQTYTITLGHKKIKR
- a CDS encoding phage distal tail protein, translated to MIFLKFIRDDGAIMNIGDGAEDYELLSKTGTSNVEVEHYYDAKGSGYGDWHSGERVKGRTLKYKITSHTGITASRRFMEFFFNVLHKFRVESYFNGREVYLDAELLTPKHTEDLYSHEEVEITFYAADPYWKSLDDTVRNFYTQSALWHYPYVFIEPNQNLPANAYTVFERINVNKTVYVYNDGDAPALFTITIHGAVDNPEVKINDALIKYNGTVGSGESLYIDSENGIYQLDGKNVLKDMIVLGEPMLKTGDNTLVSNKEMFGTVNYHKLYNGDM
- a CDS encoding Gp15 family bacteriophage protein, whose translation is MLTLILPNSIKLGEKEYSIRSDYRAGIRLMQMFEDPELTDSEKLFIAMKVIFKDAVIPGVYLQEALEKTVWFLNGGELNQTSSAGSQRRLYSWNQDLRFIIAAVDKTVGFSVRGKAFFHWWDFLSAFSEVGESSFTTIVSQRLLKQKGKQTESDIDWWAENADIAELKVRRSKEEQNAVDRFNNLLKEGNG
- a CDS encoding minor capsid protein; its protein translation is MTNKIETPRGCIVVTKDGTAELKWNPGFGSLWGKSFDKAQKFIDHEVIRLCSPMVPFRSGMLDKSGILGTVPGEGEVVYNAPYARYHYYGRLMVGKAPKKLTNRNMQYHGAPRRGPKWFERMKRQHLHSILSGAAAITRG
- a CDS encoding tape measure protein; its protein translation is MAQEYAGYLMFNTKLDSGGFNKGAKKIGGMGSKLTDQLAKYAKRGAIAMGTAITAAMVSGVKYNAQMEQYYQSFKTMLGSTKEATKHMQMLKKFAAETPFEMTDLANASQTLLAFGENVNLIEGDLKMLGDISLGNKEKFSALALVFGQVKSQGRLMGQDLLQMINAGFNPLTIISKKTGKSMSQLKDEMAKGQITFDMVADAMKTATSAGGQFNDAMKTQSKTVIGLWSTLKDNVHAKLGEAMESVSNIIKSSLLPNAIKFVDKFNVKKTVAGVRTLIDVLKIVSPLIAGLYVAPRVTSGAGALAGLWSRGLLEAKKYKIEMAAIARLSLKGTKAEISGVGVVVGLLTQKLTLAEAKTLALGRAQAVMAGINPYVAIVVGVLAFVTAVELAKKTMQAHALEADKDYSAVLKLAKANEEAEKAYNSQRRAAANDMVQKGAEIENAINLKKELDGIVDASGRVKKGYEGRAAAIVSILQSQGAEISMQNGVIQNYGELSRAIDNYLVKKRAQIVLDAYEESYKTAQRNIRKSTEAYAKASRELDKHTKSQAEINKMSARQLSEYEEGQRKRIKIKEKAASQVNKYNKDITRYEQALAEFEKGNYSKINAVLDGHVQAMADINKKNKKQLRKQRQDTAEELKALNKLYKKTGSDNVKAAAEAKQKELAAIDSKLGEQTARVKGNRGKMKAATKDMMGGVQEGIKESDISIDDQLDKLSESPKNYAGGIKAAMNSLVSAANNAAGGANLKGAFAPRLSQLSSSPHGWRGTISSAMSSLMNAARSSAGSVSFYGVGYNAGTGIKSGILAAKAQVIAAGIAIANAVVDNMKKAIESRSPSRKTARLVGAPITQGVGVGMMRESKALYKKARQVANNTVAAMKVDPVTIGLGVKKQISIPNAAKGTTLPVQARTSIMMQSKERGLLDKLIDKVEQINARPITQEINFHERVYTPADARDRLAELARLGLEVDA
- a CDS encoding head-tail connector protein; this translates as MVEYKFYTDEFCGKAISEEDWRGREAFASAYIRKHFVGFSVEADDYKHGICAVAEAKQTVDQGVLESQTVGSWSKHYSVNSVSDKDRLLNAAMLYLSEYRKGVEWA